A section of the Malus sylvestris chromosome 17, drMalSylv7.2, whole genome shotgun sequence genome encodes:
- the LOC126612348 gene encoding probable plastidic glucose transporter 1 — translation MNFVSLSAYLDPMWLATTVHHQPVRPVPTISTAGPNPKVVYPCLPKPKPFRFGPVGVRLRLNKYKVLAEKKQLAELGTQNSDSEKLDVGEEKVVEEEEVEGLDLGWLAAFPHVFIASMSNFLFGYHIGVMNGPIVSIARELGFEGNSILEGLVVSIFIVGAFLGSLCCGTIVDKLGCRRTFQIATIPLILGALISAQAHSLDEVTFGRFLVGLGIGVDTVLVPIYISEIAPTKYRGSLGTLCQIGTCLGIISSLFLGIPSENDPHWWRTMLYIASVPGFVLALGMQFAVDSPRWLCKVGRLDNAKEVIKNVWGASEVEKAIEEFQSVIKNDGSDLDSSWFELLKEPNSRVAFIGGALFVLQQFAGINGVLYFSSLTFKDVGITSSALASLLIGVTNFAGALCALYLIDKQGRQKLLIGSYLGMALSMFLVVYAISFPLDEQLSHNLSILGTVMYIFTFAIGAGPVTGLIIPELSSNRSRGKIMGFSFSAHWVCNFLVGLFFLDLVEKLGVAPVYGTFGGVSLLTAIFANYFIVETKGRSLEEIEMSLTSDFRARDK, via the exons ATGAACTTCGTCTCACTCTCTGCTTACCTTGATCCGATGTGGTTGGCTACTACCGTACATCACCAGCCGGTCCGTCCGGTTCCGACGATCTCCACCGCGGGTCCGAACCCGAAAGTCGTGTATCCCTGTCttccgaaaccgaaaccgtttcggTTCGGACCCGTCGGCGTCCGGCTCCGCCTTAACAAGTACAAAGTTTTGGCGGAAAAGAAGCAGCTCGCCGAGTTAGGGACTCAGAATTCAG ATAGTGAGAAATTAGATGTAGGAGAAGAGAAAGTTGTAGAAGAAGAGGAAGTTGAAGGTTTGGATTTGGGATGGTTAGCTGCTTTTCCGCACGTGTTTATAGCTTCCATGTCGAATTTTCTGTTCGGTTATCACATTGG GGTGATGAATGGTCCGATTGTTTCGATTGCCCGAGAACTCGGTTTCGAAGGGAATTCGATTCTGGAGGGACTTGTAGTTAGCATTTTCATTGTTGGTGCATTTCTTGGAAGCCTATGCTGCGGCACAATTGTTGATAAACTTGGTTGTAGAAGGACTTTTCAGATTGCCACTATTCCTCTCATTCTTGGTGCATTGATAAG TGCACAAGCTCATTCCTTGGATGAAGTGACTTTTGGAAGGTTTCTTGTTGGCCTTGGCATTGGTGTTGACACTGTTCTTGTACCAATCTATATCTCAGAG ATTGCTCCAACAAAATATAGGGGTTCATTGGGAACCTTGTGTCAAATAGGAACGTGCCTTGGGATTATTTCATCACTGTTTCTTGGAATTCCCTCTGAAAATGATCCGCACTG GTGGAGGACGATGCTTTATATTGCAAGTGTCCCTGGTTTTGTCCTCGCTCTTGGAATGCAGTTTGCTGTAGATAGCCCCCGTTGGCTATGCAAG GTAGGGAGACTGGACAATGCTAAAGAAGTTATCAAAAATGTTTGGGGAGCATCTGAAGTTGAAAAGGCGATTGAAGAATTTCAGTCAGTTATCAAGAATGATGGTAGTGATTTGGACAGCAGCTGGTTTGAACTTTTGAAGGAGCCAAACTCAAGAG TTGCATTCATTGGAGGCGCCCTTTTTGTACTTCAACAGTTTGCAGGCATAAACGGAGTTCTTTACTTTTCATCATTGACTTTCAAAGATGTTGGAATCACAAGTAGCGCTTTGGCAAGTTTGTTGATCGGAGTTACGAACTTTGCAG GGGCACTTTGTGCTTTGTACTTGATTGATAAGCAGGGAAGGCAGAAGCTTTTGATTGGAAGTTACTTGGGAATG GCACTTTCGATGTTTCTTGTGGTCTATGCCATCAGTTTTCCGTTAGATGAGCAACTAAGTCACAACTTATCGATACTTGGAACAGTCAT GTACATATTCACCTTTGCAATAGGAGCTGGCCCAGTGACAGGCCTTATCATACCAGAACTTAGCAGCAACAGGTCACGCGGGAAGATTATGGGATTCAGCTTTTCTGCGCATTGG GTTTGCAACTTTTTGGTGGGTCTGTTTTTCCTCGACTTAGTGGAGAAACTCGGCGTTGCTCCAGTTTATGGTACCTTCGGTGGAGTCTCCTTGTTGACAGCAATTTTTGCAAACTACTTTATCGTTGAAACTAAAGGCCGCTCCCTTGAGGAAATAGAAATGTCACTAACCTCCGATTTCAGGGCTAGAGACAAGTGA
- the LOC126612349 gene encoding uncharacterized protein LOC126612349 isoform X1 yields the protein MSSSAETSDGEHEVELIVHDASPSGDDGGAAVADEIAPLLTQPEKAKINIFTLSYPRKTSKDTVRKALETETSAVAQFVLWVWSGSRYSGLMCMAISSTIYFVMEVFADVFSVQSIPLLEAAFTRCTIILVLSFVWLRKCGQPISGLANVKNLLISRALTGYLSLMCFIYCIQRLPLPQAIVLSFTTPIMASVVARIILHEKYKISDVGGLACSFFGVLFIYRQMLTAQDKNGGENTSVRGSSYIFAVLAGLLSSITGGISYCLTKAGSKASDQPLLTVFSFGLLASPASAAICLFTLEDFVFPDLHSFSVMILLGVLAFFAEVFLARGLQLEKTGKVANVIYMEAALSQLWGIGSSRIAPSFGRIIGCLLIFISVSCTMYFGPDKDTE from the exons ATGTCGTCGTCGGCGGAGACCAGTGACGGAGAGCACGAGGTGGAGCTGATCGTGCACGACGCATCACCATCGGGGGATGACGGTGGCGCGGCCGTCGCTGACGAGATTGCCCCGCTCTTGACGCAGCCGGAGAAGGCCAAAATCAATATTTTCACCCTCTCTTATCCTCGAAAAACATCTAAG GATACAGTACGGAAAGCACTTGAAACGGAGACGTCCGCAGTAGCTCAATTTGTTTTGTGGGTATGGAGTGGATCGAGATACTCTGGTCTAATGTGTATGGCCATCTCATCTACCATCTACTTTGTCATGGAAGTTTTTGCAGATGTTTTTTCTG TTCAGTCCATTCCTTTGCTTGAGGCTGCATTTACAAGGTGTACGATTATCTTGGTATTGTCATTTGTGTGGCTGAGAAAGTGTGGACAGCCAATATCTGGGCTGGCAAATGTAAAAAATCTTTTGATTTCCAGAGCCCTTACTGGATATCTCTCACTGATGTGTTTCATTTATTG CATTCAAAGGCTACCTTTGCCTCAGGCTATTGTTTTGAGCTTCACAACTCCAATAATGGCTTCGGTTGTGGCAAGAATCATTCTACATGAGAAGTATAAAATTTCAGATGTTGGAG GTCTTGCATGCAGTTTCTTTGGTGTGCTCTTCATTTATCGACAAATGCTGACCGCACAAG ATAAAAATGGAGGAGAGAATACAAGTGTAAGGGGAAGCAGCTATATCTTTGCAGTCTTGGCCGGTTTACTTTCGTCCATAACTGGTGGAATCAGCTACTGCCTTACAAAGGCTGGATCAAAGGCATCTGATCAGCCACT GTTGACagtcttttcatttggtttactCGCGAGTCCTGCTTCAGCAGCAATTTGTTTGTTTACCCTTGAG GATTTTGTTTTCCCAGATTTGCATTCCTTTTCAGTTATGATTCTACTTGGTGTTCTGGCCTTTTTTGCAGAG GTATTCTTGGCACGCGGATTGCAGCTTGAGAAAACCGGCAAAGTTGCAAATGTTATATACATGGAG GCTGCCCTGTCACAGTTATGGGGCATTGGTTCATCAAGGATAGCTCCATCCTTTGGTCGAATTATCGGATGTCTGCTTATTTTCATTTCTGTCAGTTGCACCATGTATTTTGGACCCGATAAAGATACGGAATGA
- the LOC126612349 gene encoding uncharacterized protein LOC126612349 isoform X2, producing MSSSAETSDGEHEVELIVHDASPSGDDGGAAVADEIAPLLTQPEKAKINIFTLSYPRKTSKDTVRKALETETSAVAQFVLWVWSGSRYSGLMCMAISSTIYFVMEVFADVFSVQSIPLLEAAFTRCTIILVLSFVWLRKCGQPISGLANVKNLLISRALTGYLSLMCFIYCIQRLPLPQAIVLSFTTPIMASVVARIILHEKYKISDVGGLACSFFGVLFIYRQMLTAQDKNGGENTSVRGSSYIFAVLAGLLSSITGGISYCLTKAGSKASDQPLLTVFSFGLLASPASAAICLFTLEEFITARESYVASVLSGYCFYMLCTFWVVLNIYPFLFSGFCFPRFAFLFSYDSTWCSGLFCRGILGTRIAA from the exons ATGTCGTCGTCGGCGGAGACCAGTGACGGAGAGCACGAGGTGGAGCTGATCGTGCACGACGCATCACCATCGGGGGATGACGGTGGCGCGGCCGTCGCTGACGAGATTGCCCCGCTCTTGACGCAGCCGGAGAAGGCCAAAATCAATATTTTCACCCTCTCTTATCCTCGAAAAACATCTAAG GATACAGTACGGAAAGCACTTGAAACGGAGACGTCCGCAGTAGCTCAATTTGTTTTGTGGGTATGGAGTGGATCGAGATACTCTGGTCTAATGTGTATGGCCATCTCATCTACCATCTACTTTGTCATGGAAGTTTTTGCAGATGTTTTTTCTG TTCAGTCCATTCCTTTGCTTGAGGCTGCATTTACAAGGTGTACGATTATCTTGGTATTGTCATTTGTGTGGCTGAGAAAGTGTGGACAGCCAATATCTGGGCTGGCAAATGTAAAAAATCTTTTGATTTCCAGAGCCCTTACTGGATATCTCTCACTGATGTGTTTCATTTATTG CATTCAAAGGCTACCTTTGCCTCAGGCTATTGTTTTGAGCTTCACAACTCCAATAATGGCTTCGGTTGTGGCAAGAATCATTCTACATGAGAAGTATAAAATTTCAGATGTTGGAG GTCTTGCATGCAGTTTCTTTGGTGTGCTCTTCATTTATCGACAAATGCTGACCGCACAAG ATAAAAATGGAGGAGAGAATACAAGTGTAAGGGGAAGCAGCTATATCTTTGCAGTCTTGGCCGGTTTACTTTCGTCCATAACTGGTGGAATCAGCTACTGCCTTACAAAGGCTGGATCAAAGGCATCTGATCAGCCACT GTTGACagtcttttcatttggtttactCGCGAGTCCTGCTTCAGCAGCAATTTGTTTGTTTACCCTTGAG GAGTTCATCACGGCCCGGGAGTCATATGTAGCTTCAGTGCTTTCAGGTTATTGCTTTTACATGTTATGTACATTTTGGGTTGTGCTAAATATTTATCCTTTCCTTTTTTCAGGATTTTGTTTTCCCAGATTTGCATTCCTTTTCAGTTATGATTCTACTTGGTGTTCTGGCCTTTTTTGCAGAG GTATTCTTGGCACGCGGATTGCAGCTTGA
- the LOC126612350 gene encoding AUGMIN subunit 2-like, translating to MSMGTDSTWVGKKPLRRIGGMADALAIASDLGFSVAAPPTQEELQNLSSSTGEKGDDLIKVLRDLTSVQRKIADLQVELQGRKDDKNVAHLTHVSEMEKKCETLARITTILKDVIQNKDRIIARLQQPYSLDCIPVEAEYQKQFSELLMKAASDYGALTASVADFQWSQTFKEPPSVWGEMLRPIPVALASCTRFFEAMSAMRESFSTLQHLRVGHTDAPSPITPGKQSSRRIPGDSECVTPPPWRTEPSFDDLAIRSSRKAEVEHQEAEDEHSEVDGTSHRRLSWPPSVKKNGV from the exons ATGTCGATGGGGACTGACAGCACTTGGGTGGGGAAGAAGCCGCTGCGGCGCATCGGCGGCATGGCCGACGCCCTCGCCATCGCTTCGGATCTCGGCTTCTCCGTCGCCGCTCCTCCTACCCAG GAAGAGCTTCAGAACTTGTCCAGTAGTACTGGTGAAAAGGGTGATGACTTGATAAAGGTTTTGAGGGACCTTACCTCTGTTCAGAGAAAAATAGCAGATCTGCAAGTTGAACTCCAAGGGAGAAAG GATGATAAAAACGTAGCGCATTTGACACATGTGAGTGAAATGGAAAAGAAGTGTGAAACTTTGGCCAGGATTACTACCATACTGAAAGATGTGATTCAGAATAAG GATCGGATCATAGCCCGTCTTCAACAACCTTATTCACTCGATTGCATTCCAGTAGAAGCAGAGTATCAG AAACAATTCTCCGAATTATTGATGAAGGCTGCTAGTGATTATGGGGCCTTGACAGCATCAGTTGCAGATTTCCAGTGGAGTCAGACATTTAAGGAGCCTCCTTCGGTTTGGGGG GAAATGCTTCGTCCAATTCCTGTGGCATTAGCATCATGCACACGGTTCTTTGAAGCAATGTCTGCCATGAGGGAATCGTTTTCAACACTTCAGCATCTCAGAGTTGGTCATACTGATGCGCCTTCGCCTATAACACCAGGCAAGCAATCCTCCCGAAGAATACCAGGTGATTCTGAATGTGTAACTCCACCTCCTTGGAGAACTGAACCAAGCTTTGATGACTTAGCTATCAGAAGCTCAAGGAAGGCTGAAGTTGAGCACCAAGAAGCCGAGGATGAACACAGTGAGGTAGATGGAACTAGCCACCGGAGATTGTCATGGCCTCCATCAGTTAAAAAGAACGGTGTTTAG
- the LOC126612351 gene encoding uncharacterized protein LOC126612351 — MNLMGKGDAARCIFPLTGLQIGDLQSYLSDLSLFLALESKKFYILVDNRPWLGDLGSRSAHLWQLMVTKSRLSPFANTKARKVRTEGNDACPRPKTAKPKKLARWFSLIKHQKKVLLPVKKLQRSLLLRRELHRTLYGFIVFEVAWSNVRGINYINELQTDTSLAIEAKSMQRWEFDSIAQAASCISSWFSGTISEQLQLKEHLNSSLGEVFYDAEEFPETETMAVVDDNICHNNLPTGEDSLHCLSRNFSVHSDICENRAGVPHSSPPPTGPYKRRKITACISAGVEVDTYSEEVQSPACDSESSETYKCYFEEEMQNSETYSCYCGDEMQNSETNTCDSEDEIPVTARAYISDSEGAVKATPFSKEAIPVTVNTYTSDCQDAVESTQYRDVLILFRFNHRDLPFKLREIIMSDLRLLTLLEAGLPSWVIFLQSYPGFCHIYRPWMCPLARALYVLISVVTVLIGFYDLYKNVPVLKATASRLCGPLFDWIETWSMISRIKYLGTMLFLHHSQKVVQWFLAIRSTTRSFFSVLAQPLVEPLVECFGFLLPVWNMLIDVLESLFSVIWILIGSSCSLVGNLIEVLVFPIWFLLSAIWSIGTSIVYPIFWILWEVLYAPVRMVLSLANVIVFIGACIYDTLRDIWQVICSIFKFASASQATVKTVEVSIWRSLWNDLFSQVFRAVRSILNGFVAFFAACNRHRLSIYNHIQEFTQRFLDRTQRSQREVSRRYRRSRDSEFVRSKKEKQP, encoded by the exons ATGAACTTGATGGGGAAAGGTGACGCTGCCCGCTGCATTTTCCCCCTCACCGGTTTGCAAATTGG AGACTTGCAGTCTTATCTTTCGGATCTTAGCCTTTTCCTGGCCCTCGAAAGCAAGAAATTCTATATCTTGGTGGACAATCGGCCATGGCTGGGCGACCTAGGTTCGCGGTCAGCACACTTGTGGCAATTGATGGTTACCAAG tCAAGGTTGTCTCCTTTTGCAAACACTAAGGCGCGGAAGGTGAGAACAGAAGGAAATGATGCTTGCCCCAGACCAAAGACTGCAAAACCAAAGAAGCTTGCTAGGTGGTTCTCATTAATCAAGCATCAGAAGAAGGTGTTGTTACCTGTAAAGAAGCTGCAGAGATCTTTGCTTCTAAGAAGGGAGTTACATAGGACCTTGTATGGTTTTATTGTATTCGAAGTTGCATGGAGCAATGTTCGAGGTATCAATTACATCAATGAGCTTCAG ACTGATACGTCGCTGGCTATAGAGGCTAAATCCATGCAAAGATGGGAATTTGACAGTATTGCTCAAGCTGCAAGCTGCATATCTTCGTGGTTCTCAGGAACAATCTCTGAGCAGCTACAATTGAAAGAGCATCTGAATTCTTCCTTAG GAGAAGTTTTCTATGATGCTGAAGAGTTTCCAGAGACAGAAACTATGGCGGTTGTTGATGACAATATCTGTCACAATAATCTGCCCACTGGGGAAGATTCTCTCCACTGCCTTAGTCGCAACTTTAGTGTTCATTCTGATATCTGTGAAAATAGGGCCGGTGTACCGCATTCATCGCCTCCACCTACTGGACCCTATAAGAGAAGGAAAATAACAGCGTGTATTAGTGCTGGAGTTGAAGTAGATACTTATTCAGAGGAAGTGCAAAGCCCTGCCTGTGACTCTGAAAGTTCTGAGACGTATAAATGTTACTTTGAAGAAGAAATGCAAAACTCTGAGACTTATTCCTGTTACTGTGGAGATGAAATGCAAAACTCTGAGACCAATACCTGTGATTCTGAAGATGAGATACCGGTGACTGCGAGGGCCTATATCAGTGATTCTGAAGGTGCTGTTAAAGCTACTCCGTTCAGCAAAGAAGCTATACCTGTAACTGTCAATACCTATACTAGTGATTGTCAAGATGCTGTTGAATCTACCCAGTACAGGGATGTGCTGATTTTGTTCAGGTTCAATCACCGTGACCTCCCATTTAAACTAAGAGAAATAATAATGTCTGATCTCCGGTTGCTGACTTTGCTTGAGGCTGGGCTTCCATCTTGGGTTATCTTCCTTCAGTCATACCCTGGGTTTTGCCATATCTATCGCCCATGGATGTGCCCTCTGGCAAGAGCATTGTATGTGCTGATCTCAGTTGTcactgttttaattggattttaTGACCTATACAAAAATGTTCCAGTTCTCAAGGCAACTGCATCTCGTCTTTGTGGGCCTCTATTTGATTGGATAGAGACCTGGTCGATGATATCAAGGATTAAGTACTTGGGAACAATGCTATTTCTACACCACTCTCAGAAAGTTGTTCAGTGGTTTCTGGCAATCAGGAGTACCACGCGATCCTTTTTTTCAGTTCTAGCTCAGCCATTGGTAGAACCTCTTGTGGAGTGTTTTGGATTCCTCCTTCCAGTATGgaacatgcttattgatgtaTTAGAGAGCCTCTTTTCAGTCATTTGGATTCTGATTGGATCTTCATGCAGTCTAGTCGGGAATCTGATTGAGGTTTTAGTGTTTCCAATATGGTTTCTCCTGTCAGCCATCTGGAGCATTG GAACTTCCATTGTATATCCTATATTTTGGATTCTATGGGAAGTACTCTATGCTCCGGTTCGCATGGTCCTTTCACTAGCCAATGTTATAGTTTTTATTGGTGCATGCATATATGATACACTTCGAGATATCTGGCAAGTTATTTGCAGCATATTCAAGTTTGCTTCAGCTTCCCAGGCAACTGTGAAAACGGTTGAAGTTTCCATATGGCGTTCACTTTGGAATGACCTCTTTTCTCAG GTTTTCCGAGCTGTCAGGAGTATATTAAATGGTTTTGTTGCATTCTTCGCAGCTTGTAACAGGCATCGCCTTAG CATTTATAATCATATACAAGAGTTCACCCAAAGATTCCTGGACCGAACCCAGAGATCACAGCGTGAAGTTTCAAGACGTTATAGGCGCAGCAGAGACTCGGAATTTG TTCGAAGTAAGAAGGAAAAACAACCTTGA
- the LOC126612352 gene encoding small ubiquitin-related modifier 1-like yields MSTPQQEEDKKPNDQAAHINLKVKGQDGNEVFFRIKRSTQLKKLMNAYCDRQSVEMNSIAFLFDGRRLRAEQTPDELEMEDGDEIDAMLHQTGGAVQI; encoded by the exons atgtCGACTCCgcagcaagaagaggacaaGAAGCCCAACGACCAGGCCGCCCACATCAACCTCAAAGTCAAAGGACAG GATGGGAATGAAGTGTTTTTCAGGATCAAGCGAAGTACTCAACTGAAGAAGCTTATGAACGCATATTGTGATCGCCAATCTGTGGAGATGAACTCAATCGCCTTCTTGTTTGATGGCCGTCGTCTACGAGCAGAGCAGACCCCTGATGAG TTGGAAATGGAGGACGGTGATGAGATCGACGCCATGCTGCACCAAACTGGGGGAGCCGTACAGATTTGA
- the LOC126611755 gene encoding glucan endo-1,3-beta-D-glucosidase-like, protein FLHHVGSLASNAWVPPSRSARYSANTIKSTRSPRSAHCHSQPPPQKIRRDQQKRKEEEEEALPPFTMLCFSKNQSMERHVIAVVLLLSVFSSLADAGSVGVNYGRIADNLPSAYKVVQLLKSQGLERVKVFDSDPAVLRALSGSDIKVTVDLPNELLSAAAKSQSYATNWVQRNVVAYHPNTQIEAIGVGNEVFVDTHDTTKFLISAMKNIHAALVHFKLESSIKVSSPIALSALQNSYPSSAGSFRPELVEPVFKPMLEFLRQTGSYLMVNCYPYFAYESNSDVIPLDYALFHQNPGVVDAGNGLRYFNLFDAQIDAVFAAMSALKYDDINMVVSETGWPSKGDSVEVGASVENAAAYNGNLVRRILTGGGTPLRPKAELTVYLFALFNEDKKFGPTSERNYGLFFPNERKVYDIPFTVEGLKNYHDSRSPVSGNQQVTAPVNGGGDLSKSLTGNTWCVANGEAGKEKLQAGIDYACGEGGADCHQIQPGSACYDPNTLEAHASYAFNSYYQKKARGVGTCYFGGAAYVVSQPPKFGKCELPTGYGN, encoded by the exons tttctccatcACGTAGGGTCTCTTGCGTCAAACGCGTGGGTCCCGCCATCTCGATCCGCACGTTATTCCGCTAACACCATAAAATCCACTCGCTCCCCTCGCTCCGCTCACTGTCACTCACAACCTCCGCCACAGAAAATTAGAAGAGATCAACAgaagaggaaagaagaagaagaagaagctctcCCACCTTTCACAATGCTCTGCTTCTCCAAGAACCAGAGTATGGAACGCCACGTCATCGCCGTCGTGCTTCTCCTTTCCGTCTTTTCATCTCTAGCAG ATGCGGGCTCGGTGGGAGTGAACTATGGCAGAATCGCAGACAACCTGCCGTCGGCGTACAAGGTGGTGCAGCTTCTGAAATCCCAAGGCTTGGAGCGGGTGAAGGTCTTCGACTCCGACCCGGCCGTGCTCCGGGCCCTGTCAGGATCTGACATTAAAGTCACCGTCGACCTCCCCAATGAGCTCCTCTCAGCCGCCGCCAAGTCGCAGTCGTACGCCACCAACTGGGTCCAGCGAAATGTCGTCGCTTACCACCCCAACACCCAGATCGAAGCCATCGGCGTCGGTAATGAGGTCTTCGTCGACACCCACGACACCACCAAGTTCCTCATCTCCGCCATGAAAAACATCCACGCTGCCCTTGTCCACTTCAAGCTTGAGTCCTCCATCAAAGTCTCCTCGCCCATTGCCCTCAGCGCCCTTCAAAACTCCTACCCGTCCTCCGCCGGGTCATTCCGACCTGAACTCGTGGAACCCGTTTTCAAGCCCATGCTTGAGTTTCTCCGTCAAACCGGGTCCTACCTCATGGTCAACTGCTACCCTTACTTCGCTTACGAGTCAAACTCCGACGTCATCCCCTTGGACTACGCCCTATTCCACCAAAACCCCGGAGTCGTAGACGCCGGCAACGGTCTCCGTTACTTCAACCTCTTTGACGCCCAGATCGACGCCGTTTTCGCCGCCATGTCGGCGTTGAAGTACGACGACATCAACATGGTCGTGTCGGAAACGGGCTGGCCTTCGAAAGGCGACTCGGTTGAAGTAGGCGCGAGCGTGGAGAACGCAGCCGCCTACAACGGCAACCTCGTCCGTCGGATCTTGACCGGCGGTGGGACCCCGTTGAGGCCTAAAGCAGAATTGACCGTCTATCTCTTCGCGCTCTTCAACGAGGACAAGAAATTCGGGCCCACATCGGAGAGAAACTACGGTCTCTTCTTCCCCAACGAGCGCAAGGTATACGACATACCGTTTACCGTCGAGGGACTAAAGAACTATCACGACAGCCGGTCGCCGGTATCAGGAAACCAGCAGGTGACTGCTCCGGTCAACGGGGGAGGAGACTTGTCGAAGAGCTTAACCGGAAACACGTGGTGCGTGGCGAATGGTGAGGCGGGGAAGGAGAAGCTGCAGGCGGGTATAGACTACGCTTGCGGTGAGGGCGGGGCGGACTGCCATCAGATCCAGCCGGGGTCTGCGTGTTACGATCCTAACACCCTCGAGGCCCACGCCTCGTACGCCTTCAACAGTTACTACCAGAAGAAGGCACGTGGGGTCGGCACGTGCTATTTTGGCGGGGCAGCCTACGTGGTCTCTCAACCACCCA AGTTTGGGAAATGTGAGCTGCCCACTGGATACGGAAACTGA